In Halobacterium noricense, the genomic stretch CGAGAAGTCGAACTCCAGGTGGACCGCGTTCCGCTCGGCGGCCTTCACGACGACGTGGTTGACGTCGCCGCGCCCCCGCATCGGCCCGGCGAGCACGTCCACACGCTGCGATTCGGCGACGAACCGGTTCAACTCCGGCGTCCCGCCGCGCGCGACCAACACGGTCGCCTGCTCGCGGAGGTTCGCGATAGCGCCGCTGGCCTGCGACGTGTTCTCAGCGTCGAGTTCGACGCCCGACACCACGTCGATGCCGTGCTCCTCGGCGACGGCTTCGTGGTCGACGTCCGGGTGGGCGTCCGAACGACTCCGCACGACGACGCCGTCGTAGCCGACGCTGGCGGCTGTCGCGGCGAACCGCGCGACGGTGCTGTCGCCGTCCGGGTGGGCGTGAACGGCCTCGTACACGACTGTTCGTTCGTCGTCAATCCGTAAAAACGCGTGCGTTCGCTGTCGCGTGTCCGGGAACGGACAGCGGTCACTCGCCGAACAGCCCGAAGTTCTGTACTGTCGGGAGGTGCCAGTCGTACACGACTGCAACTAATCGAATCAGGACGGTCACCGCCGCACACGCGACGGCAGCCGTACTCCCGGCCGCACCGAGCATTCCCGCAGCCCAGTACGCAACCCCGCCGAGCACGGCACAGCTCGCGTAGAAGTCCTCGAAGAGGATGAACGGCGCTCTATCGAGGAGGATGTCCGCGAACGCCCCGCCGCCGACGGCGTTGATTGTCGCAATCGTGACGACGCCGAACGCCGAAACGCCGGCGTCGGACGCGACGATGGCACCCGTCGTGGCGAACGCACCGAGCCCGACGGCGTCCGAGACGAGCGTGACCGGATGGGTGTCCGGCGACGGCAACACGACGCTCAACGCGATGGCCAGGCTGACCCCAAGCAATCCCAGACTGATTTCCAGTGGGGACTGTAGCGCTAACGGGATTCGTGCTACGAGGAGGTCGCGCGTCGCGCCGCCGGCGAACGCCATCGCCAATCCGACGATGACGATGCCGAACACGTCGAACTCCTCGCGGATCGCCTTCGAGGCACCGACGAGAGCGAACGCGACCAGTCCGACGGTGTTCATCACGGCGAACGGATCGCCGAACAGCGTCGCGACGACGTCCTGAATCATTATTCTCGTCTACGACAGCGCTTCGCGGGCGTTCTCAACGGCGGCCTCCTTCTTGGCGGGGTAGGCTTCGACTTTCGCGCGGAGCGCGATGCCGTCCCCCAGTTGGGCGTCGCCGAGGAACGCCTCCTGTTTGTCGAGGTGGACGAACAGCGAGCAGTTGTCGTCGACGCGCTGGTCGAGCTCCTCGTGGATGCGCTCGATATCCGCGCCGTCCCGGAGTTGACCGAGCACGTGGCGCATCTCGTCGGCGCGTTCGACGCGCGCGGAGAGCACGACAATACGGTCGCCGAGGTGGCCTGCGCTCTCGGCGCGTTCGAGTGCGACCTCCTCGGGGAGGAAGTGGCCGAGCGCATCGGCGACGCGAACCTCGTCCTCCGTGCCGTAGCAGAACGCCCGGAGGTCGACGTAGTGGAACGGAACCTCGCTCATTACGTGGCGGTAGCGGCCGCGGCGGTAAAAGCGTCGCTACTGCGGGCTGTCCGGGAGGTACGTCGCGGCGATTTCGGCGACGCGTTTCGCGCCGTTCTCGCGGGGCTGGGGCGCTTCGACGCCGTCGAGGAGCGCTTCGACGCCCGCAATCGAATCCGCGGCGTAGAAGCCGGGGGTGTCCGCGAGCGCGTCGACGACGCCGCGCTGTTCTGACGTCGCCGGCAACACGATACACGGCGTGCCGGCGACCGCGGCCTCCATCACCGTGGAGTAGCCGCTACAGATGACGAGGTTCGCGCCCGCGATGAACGGCTGCAGGGATTCCTGAAGTACCCAGTCGTCGCCACCGACGAGCGTCACGTCCCGGCCCTGCGCCTCCAGCGCGTCCGCGAGCCGGTCGGGGTCGATGCTGAACTCGCTCGGGACGACGAGCACGTCGACGTCCTCGTCGGGTGCGTCGCCGGCGGGTGCCATCGGCGGCACGTCGATTGCGGCCGGAATCGAGGGGTCGCCGCTCCACGCCTTCGGGAGCAGGAACGCCTCTGCGCCGCGGCCCGCGATGCGGTTACGGACCCACGCGCCGACGCGCTCGACGGGATTCGCGTAGAACGCGGCGGGGTCGTGCGAGACGTAGACGTAGCGCTGGCCGTGCAGGGATGCCGCGATAGCCGCGGCGATGTCGTCGGTCACGAGCAGCGCGGGGGCTTCGTCGTCGAACCACGCGCGGTACTGCTGGACGCGCTCGTAAAGCGCGGGAACGCTGTTCCGAGCGACGTCGAGCAGGCTCCCGTCCTGGAGGTCGTCGACGAAGTCCACGACGGTCGGCTCGAACTCGGTGTAGCCGTTGGCTTCGACGAACTTCGTGCCGGGGCCACCACCCGCGATGACCGTCTCGTAGCCGGCAGCCTCCAGCTCTTCGACGACTGCCAGCATCCGGGTGGCGTGGCCGGCCCCCTCGCAGTAGTGCGCGACGGCGACTTTCGAGGGCGTCCCGTTCATCTCGCAGTCACGTGTGCGTCTCCGTCAGAGCGCGAGCGGTATAAATCACTCCGAACGAGGCGGCTCAAGCGCGCACGCCGAGCGCGCTGGTGGCGGCAGCGCCGACGGTCGTCGTCAACAGGTAGCCGCCGACGCTGTGAATCGTGACGACGGCTGCGATGGTCGGCGCGCTCACGGCCGTCAGCAGCGTGAGCAACGTGACGTTGATGGCTTCCGTCGCCCCGAGACCGCCGGGCGTCGGGAGCAGCGACCCGATTTTCCCCAGTGGCAACACGAAGAAGGGAACGTAGAGGGGGACGAACGAGTCGAGGGCGAGGAACGTCACCCAGAGGGCGAACGCCTGGAGCGCCCACCCGAGCGCCGAACAGCCGACGGCGGCGGCGAGGCGTTCTCGGGAGACGGCGACGCGCCCGACGGCGTCCGTGAAGCCGCTGATGCGGGCGGCGAGGTCGTCGGCATCGGGCAGGGAGACGCGCGGAATCGCGCCGACGACGCGGTGGACGACTGACGCGACCGTGCCGCCCACCCGGCCGCGAATGGTCGTTCGATAGCGCCACACGAGCGCCGCGACGACCGGGAGGACGACTGCCGCCGCAATCACGGCGAGCGGTAAGACCCCGAGTTCGCCGTCGGTCTCGGTGGTGACGTAGTAGAGCGAGCCGACTGTGGCGAACGCCAGCGACGGCACGACGTTGATGGCGTCGAGGCTGGTGATGGACGCGAGGCTCACCTCGTAGTCCGCGCCGGCGGTCTGTGAGAGGAGCCACGCCGTCACGGGCTCGCCGCCCGCCTGTCCGAACGGCGTGACGTGGTTGGCGAACGCACCGGCAGCGTTCACGAGAAGCGCCGTGTGGACGGGGATGCGGATGTCGAGCGCGCGCAGGACGTTCCAGAGTGCCAGCCCCCACGACGCGTTCCACAGCAGTATCACGCCCGCGACGGCCGCGAGCAACACCGGGTCCGCACGGCTGGCCGCCGCGAGCACCTCGCGAGCGTCTACGACCCAGAACATGACCGCGAACACGAGGGCTGCGCCCACGAGTCCGGCCGCCGTCGCCAGCAGGTCCTCTCGCTGCACGCCTCCGAGTGGCGGGCGGGCGTGAATCAATCCATCGAATCCGTGGCTGGCGGTCGCCGCGTCCTCCTTCCCCGCCGATAGGAGGTTTTTTCTCCGCCCGTCACAACCGAGTCACCGAGTACTCTCCCGGAAATGTACGAGAAGATGCCCACAGCCGCCCATGGTTGACGTGCCCGCTCAGGTGGCTAACGTCGCCCGTAACCTCCGCTACCGCGGCGTCGACGCCGTCCGCGAACTCGCGTCGCTGGTGGCGTACTCGCTGCAGTCGACCACCGACCCGGACCCCGTGCTCGACGCCGACTGGGACGTCCTCGTCCTCCTGGACGCGTGCCGCGCGGACCTCTTCGCGGACGTCGCCGCGGACGCCGACTACGACTCCCTCCCCGCGGAGCCGGGGTCGCGGACGTCGCCTGCGAGTTCCTCCGTCGAGTGGCTGGAGACGGTGTTCGGTGGAGCTAGTGACGACGCGCTCGCGGACCTCGCGTACGTCACCGGCAACCCCTACTCCGCGTCGAAAATCGACCACGACCGCTTCCACACCGTCGACGAGGTGTGGCGGTACGCGTGGGACGACGACCTCGGCACGATTCCACCGCGCCCCGTGACGGACGCCGCCATCCGTACCGGCCGCGAGTCGACCGCCGACCGCATGGTCGTCCACTACATGCAGCCCCACTTCCCCTCGGTCGTCGAGCGCGAGCAGCGCAGCGAGGGCGTCGAACTGGACGAGTTCGGCGACGACGAGATGTCCGTCTGGGACGACCTCCGCTTCGGCCACCGCAGCGAGGCCGACGCCTGGAAGTCCTACCGCCAGAACCTCGAATACGTCCTCGACGACCTCGCCCTGCTGTTCGAGAATCTGGACGCCGAACGCGTCGTCGTCACCGCCGACCACGGCAACGCGTTCGGCGAGCACCACGTCTACGGCCACCCGGGTGGCGTCGACCTCCCCGTCCTCCGCGAGGTGCCGTGGTGGGAGACGACCACGACGGACACGTACAGCCACGACCCCGACGCCGCGGGCCGCGACGACACCGGCGAGGGCGGCGATGTCATCGAAGAACGCCTCGAAGACCTCGGCTACCGAACCTGACTATGGACGACACTACCGACTCCCCGAACCTCCTACTGGTCGTGGTGGACTGCCTCCGACAGGACTTCCTGCACCGAGACGCCGTCGACACGCCGTTCCTCGACGGCCTCCGCGAACGCGGGCAGGAGTGCACCGAACTGTACGCCACCGCGACCACGACGACGCCCGCGGTTGCGAGCCTGCTGACGGGCGCGTACGGCGAGCGCAACGGCATCCAGTCGCTGCGCCGCGGCAGCCTCTCGGCGGACGTCGAACCGATGGCGGAAGTTCTCGGCGACGCCGGCTACCACACCGAAGCGATGGCGACCGGCCCGCTCGTCCCCGAAACCGGCCTCGACCGCGGATTCGACGCCTACGAGTGCCGGGACCGCGACGAGTCGATGTTCAGCGACTGGCGCGAGGAGGGAATCGATAGGCTCACCGGCCTCCCGGAGCCGTTCGCGGCGTTCGTCCACCTCTGGGAGATTCACGAGGACATCCACGTTCCGCGCGAGTACGATAGTTCGGAGTATGGCGAGACGCCGTACGGCCGGGCGTTCTCCGCGCTCGACCGCGAACTCGGGGTACTCGTCGACGCCGTCCCCGACGACACAGTCGTCGCGGTCGTCGGCGACCACGGCGAGAGCATCACCCACCGCAACAACCCGCTTCGGCTCGCCGTGAAGTCCCTGCGGGACGCCGTGAAGTACTACGGCGGCGTGGACACTCGCGGCGTCGTCGAACGTATCAACCAGTACTGCGACCAGTTCGGCCCGGACGTCGACGACCACTTCGTCGAGAACGGGCACGGCGAGAACGTCTTCGACTTCACGACGAACGTCCCGTTCGTGCTCGCCGGCCCCGGCGTCGAACCCGCAACCGTGGACGCCCAAGTCCGGCAAATCGACATCCTCCCGACGCTGTTGGACGTGCTCGATGTCGACCACGAGACGGACGGCGACGCCATCGAACCCGGCGTCGAGGACCGCATCGCGTACATGCGGGCGTGCGGCGCGTCCCTGCACCGCGAGCGCAACTGGGCGCGCGCCGTCCGCTACGACGACGCCAAGTACGTCGAGTACCCCGAGCGCGACTGGGAGCCCGGCGTCTACGATATCGAGGCGAATTCTCAAGAACTCGAACGCACCGACGACCCCGACCTCGAAGCCGAACTCCGCGAACGCCTCCCGGAGCGCGGCGTCGACCCGACGGACGTCGAGATGCTGGAAATCAACGAGCGCCTCGAAGACCTCGGCTACCTCTAAGGCGGTCGCTGGTCGACGGGGAACGGCGGAAAAGGGAACGGTGAATTCGCGTTAGGCGTCGTCGACTGCTTCGTCCTCGCCCTCGTCGGGGTCCTCTTCGCTCTCGTCGTCCTCGGCGAGTTCGAGGTTGTCCTCGGGCACGCCGGCTTCCTGGCCGTCGTCGAAGCTGACGGTGTAGTTGGGCTCGCCGAACATCGTGTCGACGACCTGCGTGATGGTGCCGGTCTCGCCGTCGTACTCGCTGTGCTTGTCGTGGAGGACGACCTCGTCGTCTTCTTCGAAGCTCATGGCACGAAGTTTCCGCGGCCGATTCAAAAGCGACCCGGTTTCGTGGCTCCGAAACGGTAACGTGCGCGTCGCCCGTACGACCGGCTATGACCCCCGCTCTCGCCGCGCTCGGAGCGTCCACGAATCGCCTGCAGCCACCGCACCGCGATGCCAGTCGATGACCTCTGGTATCTCGCGAGCCGTGCCGAACAGCGCGCCGAACGCGCCTACCACGCGCTGACCGACGCCCACGACGACTTTCTGGAGTTCGAGCGGCAGCGCTCTGTCTCCCGGCAGCGCTTCCGCACGCTCGCCGAGCGCGTCGAACGGACTGGTGCGCCGTACGGCGCGCACACAGTCGTTTACCGGGAGAACGGCGACCTGCTGTTGGTGCGACACGACGACGTCGACCTCTGGGTGCTGCCCGGAGGCGGCGTCAACGACGGTGAGACGTTCCGCGAGGCCGCCGAGCGCGAACTCGCCGAGGAAGCCGGCGTCGATGCTACCTACCACGGCCTCGCGATGGTGACCTCGGTCGCCTTCGAGTCCAGCGGCTACTCCGCGTGGGGCGTCCTTCCCGTCTTCGAGGCGTGCGCCGACGACACCTGCCTCGAAGTACTGGACCCGGACGGCGAAATATCGGACGCCGCCTGGTTCGCCGACCTCCCCGAGGACACCCGCGACCGTCGCGACCTCCAGCGCTGGCGCGAACGCGCGCTCTCGTAGCGCTTTTCTCGCCCGTCCGCGTCCTCCACGATAATGGACGTACGCGTGCCGGCAGACAGCGAACGCGCGGCCGTCGCCGACCGGCTGCTCCGGCCGGCGTACCGCGAGGCCGAAGCCCTCGACCCCGCGTTCAGCGACCTCGACGACGACGTCGTCGCCGACGAGGACTGCTCGCGGTGGCTGGACGACGCCGACCGCACGATGTTCGTCGCGTACGACCCCGAGCCCGTCGGCGTCGTCTCCGGCGGCGTCACGTCGTCGCCGGCGCTGTACACCCGCGGGAAGAACTGTTACGTCGATGGCCTCTACATCGTCGCCGAGCGCCGCCGCGAGGGCATCGCGGGCCGCCTACTCGACCGCATGAAGGCGTGGGGCCGGGAGCGCGACTGCGAGTACGCGAGTCTCTCCGTGCACGTGGACAACCACGCCGCGATGGCGTTCTACGAGGACCACGGCTTCGAACCGAAGTTCCGCAGCCTCCGCCAGCAGCTCTGACGCGCCTCGTTCGCCCCGCAAGAGCTTTTCCGTCACCTATCGAACCTCGAAGTATCCCGGTTCGCACTCCTCGCGCGCCGGCCGATTGCTCACCATGAACTTCGACCACCTGTCGCTGGACCGAGTCGTCCGGACAGCTGGCTACGGGCTGTTCGGTGTCGTCGGGGCCATCGTCGTCGCACTCGTGTTCGCGCGCGGCCTCTCCCCGCTCCAGCCCGTGATATACGACGCGTTCTACCTCGTGCTTGGTCCGTGGTCGTCGACCGAGCTGGCGTCCGTCCTCCACATCACTGCCGTCGGCGTACTCGCGGTTACCGCGCCGGTGCTCGTCGCCGAATACACTGCTGGCGACCGGCTTCGTACGCTCGCAGTCGGTGCTACCGTCGCGTTCGCGGTGCTCGTCGTCGTCTCGGTTCTCGCCGCGTTCGTCGACGTGCTCGGGTTTCCTACTGTCGCGGTTGCCGTCGCACTCGTCGCCGCTGCTGCGACGGCGGGCCTCAGGCGCGTCGGTGCCTCGCGTGGCGCGACTGTCACGTTCGCCGGCTCGCTCCCGGTGCTCGCGCTTCTGCTCGTCCTGTTAGGCGTCGGACTCGGCTGGGGTGGCGGCTACGACGTCGTCGCCGAACCAATCGACGCGTCGGCCGTCGACGGACCGGCAGCGGACTTCGCGGACGCCCCCGCGGTCCGCGACGACCTCTTCTCGGCGGACGCCTGCGACCCCGCCGACGACGGGACCTGCCGGCTCTCCCTCCGGTCGTACGAACACGAACGGCAGGCCGCGCGCGTGCTCGCGGCTAACGGAGTCAGGTGTCCGTTCGTGAACACGCCGCGAAACCCGGTCTACGACCCGGACGCGTCGTTCGTCGCCGAACACGACGACCAGTACTACCGGGTGACTTGCGAAGCGTACGGCGACTGATTACTCGGGCCCGAACGACTTGCCATCGCGCTCTTCGGCGTCCATCCGGCGGAGCGTGGCGCGGGCGTTGCTCGCCTCGTAGCCGAAGAACACGCCTTCCGCGTACTCTTCGACGACCTCAGTGGCGTGAACCAGATTCTCGACTTCGACGTCGACGGCGTACAGTTCGACGCTGAACGGCGCGTCGAGCAGGTCCGCGAAGCCCGAGGCGATGGTCTCCAGCCAGTAGGTCGTCCCGTAGTTGGTGTCGTACAGCGGCACGACGAACTCGTCGACGTGCTCGGCGAGCGCCTCGACGTCGAGGCCCGCGCGCTCGTAGAGGTGGCCCGGGTACGGGTCGGGGTAGAGGGTGAGGTACGTCGTCCCGGGGATGCGGTCGGCGGCCTCCGCGACGAACTCCGTGACGACGCTCGCGCGCCAGTCGTACCAGTCGTCGAATTTGGTGTCTCGCGGGCTCCGCCCGCTCGACTCTCCGGTGGAACGCTGTTCCACCCATTCCTCGAACGCGGTCTCACAGCGCTCGCACTGGCAGTACTCGCCGCGCGGGAACCCCACGTCGTCGAGGCGAACGTCGCCGTTGACCTCCGCGCACGTCTCGATGACCGTCAGGAGGCCGTTGCGGTAGTCCTCGGCGAGCGGGCAGATGTACGACCAGTCGAAGTACGGCTGGTCGCGGGTGGCCTCGTTGCCCTCGTCGTCGACGGGCACGAGGTCGGGTTCGGTGCCGGCGGTGGCGTTGTCCCCGAAGCAGGACACCATGCTGACGGCGTCCTCCAGCGGGTCGGTGTGGCGGCCGGTGACGTCTTTGACCTCGTAGAACGTGCGGTCGAACTCCGGCCACTCGACTTCCTCGGCGTTCCGCGTGACGACGCCGTACATGGACGCGAGTTGGCCGGCGGGCCGCCTAAGTCGTTCGCTCTCGGCACGCGCAGAAAAAGCGGGGAGTGGGGGCGGGACCGACTAGTCGATGCGGTCGACTTCCTGGGGTTCGGGCGCTTCGTCGCCCCCGACGACGAACTTCCAGACGAGGGCGATGACGAGCAGTGCGGCGGCGGCTTTCACGAGTTTTCCTGCCATGGTTGACACTATCGGCGGCCGGCACTAAACGCTTTGCGGGGTCGGCACGAATCCGTGATTCCCCACCGACATCTCGCGGTCAGTCACGGAGGTGTGCGGTGATGTCCTCGCGGATGAGTTCCCCGCAGTACTCGCAGCGCAGGCCGTCCTCCAGCACTGCGAACGTCGGCTCGACGGGCTCGCCCGCGTTCGTGATGCACTCGCGGTTCGGGCAGACGAGCACGCCGCCGACCTCCTCCGGGCGCTCGACGCGGCGCTTGTCCACGACGTCGTAGTCGCGGATGATGTTGATGGTGGCTTCGGGCGCGATGAGCGACAGCACTTCGGCTTCGCTGTCGCTGAGTTCGCGGCCCTCGACTTTCACGACGTCCTTGCGACCGAGCCGGTCGGAGGGGACGTTCATGCCGAGGCTCATCGGCGTGCCTTCGGTGCCGTCGATGCCCAGCAGGCTGAGCACGTGCAGCGCCTCCCCGGCGGAGACGTGGTCGATGACGGTGCCGTTCTGGATTTTCGAGACGCGGAGTTCAGTGTCAGTCATCGTCGAGGAGCAAGTCGAGGAGGGCCATTCGGACCGGGACGCCGTTGTGTGCCTGTTCGAAGTACGTCGCGTTCTCCGTCTCGTCGACCGCGGCCGCGATTTCGTCCACGCGGGGCAGCGGGTGCATCACCGCGAGGTCGTCTTTCGCGGCTTCGAGGGTTTCGGGCGTGATGCTGTACTCGCCGGCGACGGCCTCGTACTCGTCCTCGTCGGGGAAGCGCTCGCGCTGGATGCGCGTGACGTACAGCACGTCGAGGTTCGGGAGGACGGCGTCGAGGGAGTCGTGTTCCTGTACCTGTGCGCCCGCCTCGTGGAGGTCGTAACGCACCGAGCGCGGCAGCCGCAGGCTCTCCGGGCTGACGAAGTGCTGGCGGACGTCGAAGTTCGTGAGCGCGTGCGCCAGCGAGTGGACGGTTCGGCCGTACTTCAGGTCGCCCATGATGCCGATGGAGATGTCGTCGAGGCCCGCGTGCTCGCGAATCGTGTAGAGGTCCAACAGCGTCTGACTCGGGTGGTGACCGGCTCCGTCGCCCGCGTTCACGACGGGGACGTCGACGTGCTCGCTGGCCATCTTCGCAGCGCCCTGCTTGGGGTGGCGGAGCACGATGCCGTCGGCGTACCCCTCGACGACGCGGACGGTGTCGGCCAGCGACTCGCCCTTCTTCACCGACGAGGACTCCACGGAGCCCATGTCGACGACGTCGCCGCCGAGGCGTTTCGCGGCCGTCTCGAAGCTCATCTTCGTGCGCGTGCTCGGCTCGAAGAAGCACAGCGCGAGCAGCTCGTCGGCGTACCGCTCGCCGGCGGCCGCCGGGTTGTCGTCGAAGGCCGCCGCCCTGTCGAGGACCGTCTCGATGTCGGCCCGCGAGAGCTGTTTGGCGGTGAGGAGGTGGTCGTGACGCATCGGTTCAGTACGCGAGCCCCGGGAGCGTAAAGGTCCCGGAGCACGCCCGCCTCCGGGGTGTGCCACCGCTCCCCACACCCGGCCCGAAGTTCAAGTACGAAGCCGGAACCACTCACTCGCGTGCTGGCAGTCGCGGGCGGCAAAGGCGGCAGCGGGAAGACGACCACCGCGCTCGGTCTCGCGGGCGCGCTCGTCGAGCGGCGGCGTCGCCCGCTCGTCGTGGACTGCGACCTCGATGCACCGAACCTCCACCTGCGTGCGGGCGTCCCGCGAGACCCCGGTGTGGACGCCGACAGCCCGACTGCGGCCGCCCACGAGTCGTCCACAGTTCCTGGCGTGGACGTGCTCCCGGCAGGCGACGCGAACGGCGACGACCTCGCCGCAGCACTCGACGCGCTGCCCGACTCACGACCCATCGTCTTGGACTGTCCCGCCGGCGCGAGCGAAGCCGCGGCCCGCCCGCTGCGCGCGGCCGACGGTTGCGTGGTCGTCGCGACCGATAGCCGGGAAGGCATCGAAGACGCCGTCAAAACCGCCGCGATGGCGCGCGCGGTCGGGACGCCAGTCCGCGCCATCGGCGTCACTCGCGTGGCCGCCGCCCCAGCAAGGCTCGCGGACGCGACGGCCGCCGACACCGTGCCGGTTCCCGCCGCTGCAGCACCGCTCGAAGCCCCGGAGACGGCCGCAGCGTACGCGATGCTCGCCGACTACGTCGAGCCAAATACTTAACCTGTGTCCGTCCCCTACAGTGAAATCATGCGCGAGCGGCTCTCCACCGGCGTGGACGTCCTCGACCGGGAGCTCGGCGGCGGCGTGCCGACCGGGACGGTGGTCGCCTACGAGGCACCACCCGCCAGTCAGGGAGAGCTACTGCTGTACGAACTCACGCGCCCGCGGCCCACGCTCTACCTCACCACGAACCGCACCGAGCAGGCCGTCCGGGACGCCTTCGAGGCGACGGACGCGCCGACGGGCGACCCCGAGGTCGGCTACATCCCGGGCGCCGACGCCATCGAGAACGCGCGCCGAGCGTTCCGTAGCGTCCCCCCGGAGTCGACGGTCATCATCGACCCCGCCGACGCGTTAGAGCGCGCCGACCGCGGCCGCTACGAGAACTTCCTCAACGAACTCGGCAACCACATGCGCAACGTCGGCGGCATCGCCGTCCTGCACTGTCTAGACACCGACGACGACGCCGACCTCCGCGGCACCACCGAACACATGGCCGACGTCGTGTTCAAACTGCGCGTCGAGGAGACCAACGACGAAGTCGAGACCCGGCTCACCGTCCCGAAGTTCCGCGGCGGCAACGCTCTGGACTCCTCGATAAAGCTGAACCTCGGCGAACGCGTCCAGGTCGACACGAGCCGCGACATCGCGTAGACGGACCCCGAGCTATCGCGTCGTACTTTCGCTGCAATAAATAGGCCGAGCGGCCGGAAGTCGGCAGTCGACGTTAGGCTTCGTCTTCGTCGATGTCGAGCTCTTCGACGATTTCGTCGGCGTCGACGTCGGCGTCTTCGAGGGCTTCCTCGACGTCACCGAGCCCTTCGCCGCCGCCCATGCCACCCATGCCGCCCATCATGCCGGGCATGCCAGCGGGCTGGCCGTCGATGATTTCCTGGACGATGACGCGGTCGACGTCCAGCATGTCGATGACCTGGTTCAGAATCTGATCTTTGCCCATCATCCACTGCTGGTTGAACTGGAGCTCGGGGGACTGCTCGATGTACAGCGTCTCCTTCTCGACGGTTTCCGTCGTGGTCTCCGTCTCGCCGTCCTCGGTTTCCTCGGTGACTTCCTCTTCGACCTCGTCGGTCTCGAGGTGCATGTCGAGGTCGGCGTCGAAGTACATCTGGAGCAGGCCGCGGGCCTTCTCGACGGTGTCCTCGACCTGGTCGAGAATCTCGTACTCGTACTCGACGTCTTCGCCGGCGAGCGGGTGGTTGAAGTCGATGCGGGCGCGGCCGCCGATGACGGCTTCGACGTGGCCGTGCTCGCCGTCGATGTCGACGTGCGCACCGGGGTAGCGCTCGTCCTCGGGGATCTTGTTCGCGGAGACCGTGCGGACCTCCTCGTCGTCGTACTCGCCGAACGCCTGTTCGACGACGACTTCGCCGGTGTCACCGACTTCCTTGCCGACGAGGTCCTGCTCGACGTCGTCGAAGATGTGGCCCTCGCCGATGACGATGGTGCGCGGGGAGAACTCCTGCTCTTCGGTGTCGACGCCCTCCTCCTCGGCGACTTCCTCGTCGGTGGTGTCGACGAGTTCGCCGCTGTCGACCGTGTGGGCGGTGTAGGAGAGCTTAACGAAGTCCCCCTCCTGGAGTCCGCCCTGTTCTGTCTCGGATTCGTCGGCCGTCTCGGCCTCAGTTTCGTCGCTCATACCAGTAC encodes the following:
- the pyrI gene encoding aspartate carbamoyltransferase regulatory subunit → MTDTELRVSKIQNGTVIDHVSAGEALHVLSLLGIDGTEGTPMSLGMNVPSDRLGRKDVVKVEGRELSDSEAEVLSLIAPEATINIIRDYDVVDKRRVERPEEVGGVLVCPNRECITNAGEPVEPTFAVLEDGLRCEYCGELIREDITAHLRD
- a CDS encoding RAD55 family ATPase — its product is MRERLSTGVDVLDRELGGGVPTGTVVAYEAPPASQGELLLYELTRPRPTLYLTTNRTEQAVRDAFEATDAPTGDPEVGYIPGADAIENARRAFRSVPPESTVIIDPADALERADRGRYENFLNELGNHMRNVGGIAVLHCLDTDDDADLRGTTEHMADVVFKLRVEETNDEVETRLTVPKFRGGNALDSSIKLNLGERVQVDTSRDIA
- a CDS encoding MinD/ParA family ATP-binding protein; this translates as MLAVAGGKGGSGKTTTALGLAGALVERRRRPLVVDCDLDAPNLHLRAGVPRDPGVDADSPTAAAHESSTVPGVDVLPAGDANGDDLAAALDALPDSRPIVLDCPAGASEAAARPLRAADGCVVVATDSREGIEDAVKTAAMARAVGTPVRAIGVTRVAAAPARLADATAADTVPVPAAAAPLEAPETAAAYAMLADYVEPNT
- the pyrB gene encoding aspartate carbamoyltransferase, with translation MRHDHLLTAKQLSRADIETVLDRAAAFDDNPAAAGERYADELLALCFFEPSTRTKMSFETAAKRLGGDVVDMGSVESSSVKKGESLADTVRVVEGYADGIVLRHPKQGAAKMASEHVDVPVVNAGDGAGHHPSQTLLDLYTIREHAGLDDISIGIMGDLKYGRTVHSLAHALTNFDVRQHFVSPESLRLPRSVRYDLHEAGAQVQEHDSLDAVLPNLDVLYVTRIQRERFPDEDEYEAVAGEYSITPETLEAAKDDLAVMHPLPRVDEIAAAVDETENATYFEQAHNGVPVRMALLDLLLDDD
- a CDS encoding FKBP-type peptidyl-prolyl cis-trans isomerase — protein: MSDETEAETADESETEQGGLQEGDFVKLSYTAHTVDSGELVDTTDEEVAEEEGVDTEEQEFSPRTIVIGEGHIFDDVEQDLVGKEVGDTGEVVVEQAFGEYDDEEVRTVSANKIPEDERYPGAHVDIDGEHGHVEAVIGGRARIDFNHPLAGEDVEYEYEILDQVEDTVEKARGLLQMYFDADLDMHLETDEVEEEVTEETEDGETETTTETVEKETLYIEQSPELQFNQQWMMGKDQILNQVIDMLDVDRVIVQEIIDGQPAGMPGMMGGMGGMGGGEGLGDVEEALEDADVDADEIVEELDIDEDEA